Proteins from one Strix uralensis isolate ZFMK-TIS-50842 chromosome 14, bStrUra1, whole genome shotgun sequence genomic window:
- the DUSP1 gene encoding dual specificity protein phosphatase 1 encodes MVNLRVCALECEALRGLLQERAAQCLVLDCRSFFSFNAAHIRGSCNVRLSTIVRRRAKGALALEHVVPNEELRARLRQGLLHTVVLLDERSADLELPKRDSTLLLALGTLCREARGARICFLKGGYEAFSSACSELCTKPAAPTSLSLPLSASSAPGSADSGCSSCGTPLYDQGGPVEILPFLYLGSAYHASRKDMLDALGITALINVSANCPNHFEGHYQYKSIPVEDNHKADISSWFNEAIDFIDSVKNDGGRVFVHCQAGISRSATICLAYLMRTNRVKLDEAFEFVKQRRSIISPNFSFMGQLLQFESQVLAPNCSAEAGSPAMSVLDRGASTTTVFNFPVSIPVHTSSSALSYLQSPITTSPSC; translated from the exons ATGGTGAACCTGCGGGTGTGCGCGCTGGAGTGCGAGGCGCTGCGGGGGCTGCTGCAGGAGCGCGCCGCGCAGTGCCTCGTCCTCGACTGCCGCTCCTTCTTCTCCTTCAACGCCGCGCACATCCGCGGCTCCTGCAACGTGCGCCTCAGCACCATCGTCCGCCGCCGCGCCAAGGGCGCCCTGGCGCTGGAGCACGTCGTCCCCAACGAGGAGCTGCGCGCCCGCCTGCGCCAGGGGCTGCTGCACACCGTGGTGCTGCTGGACGAGCGCAGCGCCGACCTGGAGCTGCCCAAGCGCGACAGCACGCTGCTGCTGGCCCTCGGCACCCTCTGCAGGGAGGCCCGCGGCGCCCGCATCTGCTTCCTCAAGG GAGGTTACGAAGCTTTCTCGTCCGCCTGCTCCGAGCTCTGCACCAAGCCGGCCGCCCCCACCAGCCTCAGCCTGCCCCTCAGCGCCAGCAGCGCGCCCGGCAGCGCCGACTCGGGGTGCAGCTCCTGCGGCACCCCCCTCTACGACCAG GGCGGGCCCGTGGAAATCCTGCCGTTCCTCTACTTGGGCAGCGCTTACCATGCCTCCCGAAAAGACATGCTGGACGCTTTGGGGATCACGGCATTAATCAACGTCTCGGCAAACTGCCCCAACCACTTCGAAGGGCACTACCAGTATAAAAGTATCCCTGTGGAGGACAACCACAAGGCAGATATCAGCTCCTGGTTTAACGAGGCGATTGATTTCATAG acTCAGTTAAAAATGATGGAGGAAGGGTATTTGTGCACTGCCAGGCTGGCATTTCCCGGTCAGCAACCATCTGCCTTGCTTATCTCATGAGGACCAACAGAGTCAAACTGGATGAAGCCTTTGAGTTTGTGAAGCAGAGAAGAAGCATCATTTCCCCAAACTTCAGCTTCATGGGGCAGCTGCTTCAGTTTGAGTCGCAGGTCCTTGCCCCCAACTGCTCAGCGGAAGCTGGGAGCCCCGCTATGTCAGTATTGGACAGAGGAGCCTCGACCACCACTGTCTTTAACTTTCCAGTCTCCATCCCTGTTCACACCTCGTCCAGTGCTTTAAGCTATCTTCAGAGCCCCATCACCACTTCCCCGAGCTGCTGA